A genomic stretch from Etheostoma cragini isolate CJK2018 chromosome 8, CSU_Ecrag_1.0, whole genome shotgun sequence includes:
- the c2cd4a gene encoding C2 calcium-dependent domain-containing protein 4A — protein sequence MWVVEKIRVSVERSHLPIPSAEFSFKISDIMFGEKGDKPKKISLCPNVITPDNIPEFCIPPTIPSLQEMKNTEQSRAACVIKVSAYGGGSPEIDVSCHETMNPHIIQVESVDENPFDGCSDEETTNADPQSQAALSLPHMAKAQTCYGFCTLLESPHTRRKESLFHSDPGSSPLLLPRSRSSVCSKVSPSTSPSSSPSSFSLNTLTSRLSPRGYTLNWQATLDSDTTSSTESSPFSSPLLARCPAKSSLFKALSHELLLSRNMRKAMVSRNNSLSTDEGSSTDNSPNVMRRASDGLAEGLPSSFRLAPPNFFPMDLTLHRESVMKERMAPIGKDGSLRLSAEYCPDNQRLRVRLISAEGLYPLSVDPKIINCSVSLSLVPGKVQKQRSTVIRKSRNPIFNEDFFFDSISEDDLSQRSLRFKVVNKMSTLKRDYLLGDCDLPLSSIVTS from the coding sequence ATGTGGGTGGTGGAGAAGATCCGTGTGTCAGTGGAGAGATCTCACTTGCCTATCCCATCAGCAGAATTCAGCTTCAAAATTAGTGACATCATGTTCGGAGAAAAGGGCGACAAACCCAAAAAGATTTCCCTCTGTCCCAATGTCATCACCCCAGACAACATCCCCGAGTTCTGCATCCCCCCCACAATCCCATCCCTGCAGGAGATGAAGAATACGGAGCAGAGTCGGGCTGCTTGCGTAATCAAGGTGTCCGCCTATGGGGGGGGCAGTCCTGAAATAGACGTGTCATGTCATGAGACAATGAACCCGCACATTATACAGGTAGAGAGTGTGGATGAGAACCCCTTTGATGGCTGCAGCGATGAGGAGACCACCAATGCGGATCCCCAGAGCCAGGCTGCCTTGTCTCTTCCACACATGGCCAAAGCTCAGACCTGCTATGGCTTTTGTACCTTACTGGAGAGCCCCCACACTAGGAGGAAGGAGTCACTCTTCCACTCCGATCCTGGCTCCTCTCCCCTGCTGCTGCCCAGGAGTCGATCTAGCGTGTGCTCTAAAGTCTCCCCCTCcacttctccctcctcctctccttcctcattCAGCCTTAACACCCTGACCTCCAGGCTTTCCCCGAGAGGATACACCCTGAACTGGCAGGCCACTCTGGACAGTGATACGACTTCCTCTACTGAATCCTCTCCTTTCAGCTCACCACTGCTGGCCAGGTGCCCTGCCAAGTCTTCCCTCTTCAAAGCACTGAGCCATGAACTGCTGTTGTCAAGGAACATGAGAAAGGCAATGGTGTCAAGGAACAATTCCCTGTCCACAGATGAAGGCAGCTCCACAGACAATAGCCCCAATGTCATGAGGAGGGCATCAGATGGGTTAGCTGAAGGCCTGCCCAGCAGCTTTAGGCTGGCGCCTCCCAACTTCTTCCCCATGGACTTGACTCTGCACAGAGAGAGTGTAATGAAGGAGAGAATGGCACCCATAGGGAAAGATGGCAGCCTAAGACTCTCAGCTGAGTACTGCCCGGATAACCAACGACTGCGGGTTCGGCTGATCAGTGCAGAGGGCCTCTATCCGCTCTCTGTAGACCCCAAGATTATCAACTGCAGCGTCAGCCTTTCTCTGGTCCCCGGAAAAGTCCAGAAGCAACGCAGCACAGTCATCAGAAAGAGCCGTAATCCCATCTTCAATGAGGATTTCTTCTTCGATAGTATCTCAGAGGACGACCTCAGCCAGCGGTCCCTTCGCTTTAAAGTTGTGAACAAAATGTCCACTCTGAAAAGAGACTATCTTCTGGGTGACTGTGATTTGCCTCTTTCTAGCATTGTGACATCATAA